cctcccctcgaCCCCCGACTCCCGTTGTCTCGTCTCTTTACTAGGCTCTGCAGtgcgtttttctctctccccttgcCCTCTGTACCACCACTCTACCAACCACCCTTTGCCGGACCACTTCTCAGGGCGTCAATTCAAGAAGAGATGCAAACCGAAGCTATAAgacccccccacacacacacacaggcacacccaTACCCACAGGCACACTTTTGCAGGATACGGAGTACGGTGTCTTATGTGGACAGACTCACTCAGGTACGCGCGCGTCGCATGTGCTCTTGCTAGTGCGTGAAGTGCCTTACCCCATCCCAGAATGGAAGAGAGGCATCTTCGTTTTAGTACCCCTGCCAGCCTCTTGTGTGTCCCatcttccccttcccttcccctctagGTACGTATGTGCGGCACGTACACGATGTCCACGCGGTGCATCTCCCAGCACCTCTGCTTGGCTTTTTCCCGCTACCTGACACCGCTTATTGTCTTTATCCTCTCCTGCATCTCTCCGtactcttcttcttcctccggCACAACCACATACACGTGCGCACAGGCAGCGCTCCGGGGTAAACGTTGCACTCTGGATCGACCCTCTTACCCAGTGCAACGCACCCACGGACAAGACTGCATTTTTCCAGGCACACCGCACAGCTACATTTCATCTGGCAGCACGTGCCCACTGTTTGTCTTCCTCCGTCTACGTTGGTTTCATGTCCTACGGTTTCTCTACTATCAACGGCGTGCTGCCGCGTGGCACCAAGCGCGCATACGTTCCACGCGCTGCACGACCCCACCTTGCCTGGTCTTCAGCGCAGCCGTCTCGAGCGATAGGAAGTCAATGCAGACTAAAGGGCGATGGAACAGCGGCGCGCGAGCGGACCGACTGCGTAGAGGGCACGGAGGCCGAGGGGGACAATGCCGCCCTTACGCCATTTTCCCCTACTGAGCTTGGCGTGGCGAGGCTGCTCACGACGGACGCAGTGTCTGGGACACGTCTCACCCTCTACACGAATCCCTCTGTACCACAGCTGGCACTACACAGTGCCACCATTCCGTCGCAACGGCGCGTTGTGGCATTGTGGACACCACCAACGAGCACGGGTTCtgacaacggcggcggcgaagcaTGTGTGGTGACGCCGCTGTTCGTCAGCGACGACACAGGGAGTGTCTTTGCCTACCAATGGAGTGGCTCAGAGAGCTTTAGTGAGCCGGCAGAaaagcgccgccgcatcgaTGGAAAAACAGAGTGCCTGGCCAGTGAAGCCAAGGATGGCATATGGACCCCTGTGGCGCCGGCGCGTTCGACGGTGTCCTCGGATGTAGCACAAATGCAATCCTCCACGTCGACCATGTCAAGTCTCTTCTCCGTGACACGTGGCGCGCCGGGCTGGGCCGGGCTAACGGCACTGCACGCCTCGCTGTCTTGCAGCGAGGCGTTGCAGCTTGTGTCGGTGCGCGAGTTCTACCATGATGTGCGCCTCATCGATCCCACGCGGCAGACTGTCGTTCGCACCTATGGCACCACGCACGCCCCCACCGGTGTGCTCTGCCCCTCTATGCAGGCCGCCCCACACTGCACCCTTATCGTCGAAGGTTGCCTGGCAACGCTGTACGATGTGCGCTGCCCGAGTGCCGTGGTGTCACTCGGCGAGGTGTACGAGGCGCAGGCGGAGTGGCGAGCCGCCAAGGATGCTGCAGCCGTGGAGAATGGTAAGCAGGATGGCTGTGGCGTCGAAGGCGGTGTGCAGGCGAACGGCAAGGGCCTCCCAGGCGTCAacgctgctgtcgcgccggcgcctgcaccacctctcaTTCCTGGCCGGCTTACGAGCACCGTTGGACACGTGCGTGACGTCTGCGGTACTGCGAATCCGTTCGAGGTGGCGTGTGCGGTAGATCGCGCACTCTGCGTCTACGACCTGCGCAAGTTCAACCGCCTCTTCACTTCCTCGAGCGTTCTGAAGTACGTTGTTGGGAGCGTGGCCTCCGTGGCAGGCGGCCGTGGCATCGTGTGCGCCGGCATCGACGCTGAGGTGCGGCTTATCCCACTGCACGAGAAGTCCGACGCGATGACCACGGATACGTTGTCACTGGCTGCGCGTGTCGTCATGCAGGCCCAGCaaaagaagaagcagcgctgcgacaCCTGCAAGTCGCCGGGGCA
This DNA window, taken from Leishmania panamensis strain MHOM/PA/94/PSC-1 chromosome 34 sequence, encodes the following:
- a CDS encoding hypothetical protein (TriTrypDB/GeneDB-style sysID: LpmP.34.0370), which translates into the protein MSYGFSTINGVLPRGTKRAYVPRAARPHLAWSSAQPSRAIGSQCRLKGDGTAARERTDCVEGTEAEGDNAALTPFSPTELGVARLLTTDAVSGTRLTLYTNPSVPQLALHSATIPSQRRVVALWTPPTSTGSDNGGGEACVVTPLFVSDDTGSVFAYQWSGSESFSEPAEKRRRIDGKTECLASEAKDGIWTPVAPARSTVSSDVAQMQSSTSTMSSLFSVTRGAPGWAGLTALHASLSCSEALQLVSVREFYHDVRLIDPTRQTVVRTYGTTHAPTGVLCPSMQAAPHCTLIVEGCLATLYDVRCPSAVVSLGEVYEAQAEWRAAKDAAAVENGKQDGCGVEGGVQANGKGLPGVNAAVAPAPAPPLIPGRLTSTVGHVRDVCGTANPFEVACAVDRALCVYDLRKFNRLFTSSSVLKYVVGSVASVAGGRGIVCAGIDAEVRLIPLHEKSDAMTTDTLSLAARVVMQAQQKKKQRCDTCKSPGQLRKTDDEANTKPVGPGGTFRTRLSTSVSCTTVWQGGWVTTCNGGGAAAVGVSVDSELFLAQ